The nucleotide window CCAATGCTGTCATATCTAGTAAAAGCCGTGGGCAGTCAAGAGGAGCGTCTCCTCTGCCTTGATAGCAACTTAATGTCTGTAATCGctttccatcctcttcacAAAGCAAAATCGTGTCCGTTACCCGCTTCCTTGGATGGCGCAGAAATGTCGCtctactcctcctctgcctcaacctccttctcctcctctttctgcTCTTCGGCTACTTCCTCTGCCGCCTCCTCTGCCGCCGGTGACTCCTCTTGAACCGGCTCGGCATCGACATCAATCAGATTGCCAGCAGCAGGTCCCTCTTGCTCGAGTTTCAGATACTCATCCCACTCAGGGAAGAGCTCTGAGTCCTCTCCGGGGACGCCCAACACCTTGGCAACCCGGCccttcttttgcttttccAGACTCTCCTTCCAGGCCGCCACCAGTTCGGGCGTAAGGCTAGGCTTGTATGTTTGACTGAAGAGCACAGCCTCCGAGAGACGATTGGTGTTCTTGAGGATCTCAATGCAGCCCTCGACGTCACCGAGTAGCCACTTGGCGCTGAAGGCGACGTTGTGCGCGCCTGCCTCTGTAGCTTGCTCAGCAAGCTTGGCAAGGCCTTCGCGGTCTGACGTCGAGCTGTAGACAAGCAACAGCGAACCGAGATCCTTTGCCTTGACGAAGCACTCGGTGGCAAGAGGCACATCCCAAGCAGCAAGGCCGGCATCACCAAGCGTCTTCCACTTGTGGTCCGCATCAGTCTCTCGTGCAATGTCCAGGGCGATGTGGAGCTGGCCAAGCGATAGCGCCAGATCGAACTTGTGCTCGGGGTCAGTTGCCACCTCAAGCGCGAGCTCCTTGTGGCCCTGTCCCTCAAGGAAGCGCGCAATCTTATTGAGCTGATCCTCAGGAATGCTTGGGAGTAGCTCGGCAGCCGTCTCCATATCCTCGCGAAGGACAAGAGTCTGGTACTCCAAAACGGGAAGCGAGAGCGCGAAAGAGGTAACATTAAGGTCCTTATCGGTGATGTAGACGCGGCCATCACGCTGGAGGTAACCCAAGATGTACATGGGCTTGTCGAAGTGGGCGATGGTGTAAGTCTGGTCGCCAACCAAGTAGTTTAGACGGttggtgctgttggtgtAGATCAGGACATCTCCCAACCACTCCGCCGAACGGATACTCTCGCTGATGTCGGTAACGACATCAAACGCagcctcaacaccatcatcctcgaCAAGACCAGCCTGGACCGCTTCGTTATAGTTCTCTCTCGAGAACCTGAGGACGTAGGTGCTATCTTCGCAGGCAAGAGCAACCAGCTCGCCGCTCTCGCTCCAGTACACCTGCTTTGGCTCCACCTCAATGCGTCTGACAAGTCCACCCGTCCGCCAGTCGTAGAAGGAAATGCCACCTTGGCCCTTGACACCGAGGAGGACACCGCCGGTAAGACCGTCGGCAGCAAATGGGACGTCGAGACCGCCGACCTTGTTCTCGAAGTTCTTGAAGATCTTGACGCTGGTGGGAGACTCACGAATGGCGAACTCGTTTGTGCTGGAATACTCCTTGGAAGCCCACACAAAGTCGAGGGCTTGACCGAATGCCTTGTTTCTCCAGGCGAGCGCAGTGTAAACGATGTATTCGCCGTCGCCGCAAATAGCAGCGAACCGACCATTGGGAGAGTGGATGAGACTTTGGGGGTACACCTCGGCGGTTCCAAGCTCCTTGGTGGTGAGTGTGATAGGTTCGTTGTCCTTGATATCGGCATCTGATCCCTGTTAGCTCGGAGTCACTCTCGATGTTCCGTTTTGTAACTCACCAGCACCCTTGATCACGGCAGATACAACCTCATTGTGCCTGGCCCACACGATCTTGCCGGAGCCATCCATCGACACAGCGGGCTCTTCCCGACCAAGCTTGATGACCACCGAACCATCATCGAAACCAACAGCAATACCCTGCTTGCCCTTCTGATATGACACACACCATGCTCGCTCCAGGCCGTAGTTTAGCGATTGCTCGAACCTGTAGGTGTTGGCGTTCCATATCCTTATCGTGCCCTGCGGTTACGGTTAGTAATAGCCTGCGAGCGAGTGGACAGGTGCAATATCGACGTACGTCTTCCGAACCAGAGATAATAATAGGGAGCTCTGGGTGGTAGCAGGCAAAGGATACGTTGTTGGTGTGGCCTTCAAGAGTGGCGATCAAACTCTTGGTGGTATAGTCCCACACTTTCACCGTGCGCTGTGCCAGTAAAGTCAGCTGTGAAGTCCTATGCGCCAGCAGATGTCAATATAACTCACGTCATCAGAAGTTGTGAGAAGATAGGGTTTGTCGCTGTGGGGATAGTAATCGACGTGGTTGACGCCCTTGGTCTCGTGCGCCTCAAGCTGGAAGTTTGGTGTGGATGAACCCAAGCTCCAGATCTTGACTGTCCTGTCCAAACATGCCGAAGCAAAGGTGTTGGTATCTTTGGGGTTGATGGCGAGGGACATGACGTAGTCTGAAGCTCTGTTAGCACGCGCGCTCTGCTTCGATGTATCAGGCTGGTGGCGCCATACGTGAGTTGCCCTCGAATACCCGCACGTTCTTCCATCCCTTCTCCCAATCCCAAAGCTTGATCGTCATGTCATCACTGGCGGTAAGGACGAAGGGTTGTGTAGGATGGACGCAAATGGCTCTGATGTAGTCGGGATGCGCCTCGAAGGATGTGATCTTTTCGCTCGTGTTGTAGTTGTAGACTCGAATTTGGCTGGGATTCCAGGTCAGCCTTCCTGTCTAGCTCTAGCCCAAGTTCCATGTCGAACATACAAGTCATCGGAACCACAGATGATCCAGTTCTTTCGCGCAATGAAGCGACCAGCGCGGACGGGGACATCGGTAAGCTCGAAGGTCTTGACGATTTGTTGTGTCTCGTATGACCAGATATAGACGTGGCCGCTGTAGAGGGTCGCTAATCACCAAAGTAGTGTCAGAATTCAGGGCCCCTCCCATCGTATCGCGAGTCGAATCAGACGTACTCAGAATCCATGGCTCGGTAGGATGGAAGTCGATGCCCTTGACTCGCTATGTGCGGGATATGGGTGAGCAATGGGAACCTTGAATGTTGAAAGACTGCTTGGTACCGGAGAAATCAGGGGGTCAAGAGGACAGGTAACGAACCTCAGAGCGGGCAAACAACTGGCGCTGCATGTTGACAGGCATGTTAGCAGGTGTTTTCTAATGAGAGATGGCCCAGTTGGAGGCAGCGATGTGATGATGGACGTGTCGGCGCAATGGAGCTGGCCGTCGAGGTGCCGGTACAGCAGACGGAATAGGGGCAACTGGAAGATCCCAGGCCGAAGCTAAGGGAGGTGCAAGTGTGCGCCAGGTTGCAGAATCGGGTTGTTCTGTTGGGTCTCGGTGACACGGCCATGGTGGTGCAGACACGAAGCCTGTGCGAACTTGCCTTGACATCCAGCCTCATGTTGGGCGagtttggggtgggtgtgtggtgtgtggtgtgtgGTGTTTACAAGTTGGAATTAGAGGACGGGGCGGTCGTAACGGTTCTCGAGCTTCCAAGCTTCAGGTGGGGTGCGTGCTGGATGCTGGAGATGGTCCCTGACCGTGCAAGAAAGCCGCCGTCGGGTTCGTCAGGGGTGAAGCTATCGGAAGTGGTGCAATCGTGGTTATATGTATTTGGTGTATTGGATATCTGGTCCGCCGAAGGGGGGGGGACGTGGTTGGCGGTACGAGGATTCGGAATAGAGGCTTCGGAGGCCTTGACACTTGATTGCGACGGGCCGGAAATGACAGCGGACGGTTGTAGAGGTGCCCGCCACGTATCTCGACCGGCCGCCGCCCACAATTTCGCGGCTGTGGTCTGCTCGCCGCTCGGGCCACTCTCTCCCTCAGGCGGTCAAGTGGGCACAGCTGCCGGCCACTGTCACTTCCTGCGCTCGCCAGCTGCTGCCTAAGGCAACGACCAACACTACAGCTTTGCGGATCTCTTGGCGCCCCCCTCACCGTCGGTGCATTCAGTGtttgaagccatcaccatcgccaaACCACGTCCAAAGTCGACCACTGGAGATCGTCAAAAACCAAAAGGCTTGGACCAACGCAACGGTCACTTTGTGAACGACTCAATTCCCAATCACATTTTGGAGGAGTGTCACACACGAGCAAATTTGCAAGATACGAGTATTTCAAAACCAAAAGGTCTCAGCGACGCAACAGGAGGCGCGACCGATGACGGTCAGTCGTCAAGTCGGTACTCCCATCCATTTTCATCGTTACTTAAAAACATTATCAGCAATCACCAAATATGGGCTCAAAGAAAAAGCTCGAAGCAGTGATCAAGTTCGACGCACTTTGCATACGACAACGTTACTGGAACATGGAGAAGAATTGAGTGTGAGTACTTCTTATTGACTTGAACTATATCTATCATTGCAAAGCGCTTCTAGTGATTGCGCAGAGACAataatgaagaagaaaaaagggaaacCCAAAACCTCCAGGATGTCAATATGATCCCGGCTAAACGCCATTGATCCCAGTTGTATAATGCTCCGCGTTGATATCCCAGAAAGCAACCAAATGAACGCCATATTCTCCGGATT belongs to Neurospora crassa OR74A linkage group IV, whole genome shotgun sequence and includes:
- a CDS encoding coatomer beta' subunit; this encodes MRLDVKRQLFARSERVKGIDFHPTEPWILTTLYSGHVYIWSYETQQIVKTFELTDVPVRAGRFIARKNWIICGSDDFQIRVYNYNTSEKITSFEAHPDYIRAICVHPTQPFVLTASDDMTIKLWDWEKGWKNVRVFEGNSHYVMSLAINPKDTNTFASACLDRTVKIWSLGSSTPNFQLEAHETKGVNHVDYYPHSDKPYLLTTSDDRTVKVWDYTTKSLIATLEGHTNNVSFACYHPELPIIISGSEDGTIRIWNANTYRFEQSLNYGLERAWCVSYQKGKQGIAVGFDDGSVVIKLGREEPAVSMDGSGKIVWARHNEVVSAVIKGADADIKDNEPITLTTKELGTAEVYPQSLIHSPNGRFAAICGDGEYIVYTALAWRNKAFGQALDFVWASKEYSSTNEFAIRESPTSVKIFKNFENKVGGLDVPFAADGLTGGVLLGVKGQGGISFYDWRTGGLVRRIEVEPKQVYWSESGELVALACEDSTYVLRFSRENYNEAVQAGLVEDDGVEAAFDVVTDISESIRSAEWLGDVLIYTNSTNRLNYLVGDQTYTIAHFDKPMYILGYLQRDGRVYITDKDLNVTSFALSLPVLEYQTLVLREDMETAAELLPSIPEDQLNKIARFLEGQGHKELALEVATDPEHKFDLALSLGQLHIALDIARETDADHKWKTLGDAGLAAWDVPLATECFVKAKDLGSLLLVYSSTSDREGLAKLAEQATEAGAHNVAFSAKWLLGDVEGCIEILKNTNRLSEAVLFSQTYKPSLTPELVAAWKESLEKQKKGRVAKVLGVPGEDSELFPEWDEYLKLEQEGPAAGNLIDVDAEPVQEESPAAEEAAEEVAEEQKEEEKEVEAEEE